The following coding sequences lie in one Polluticoccus soli genomic window:
- a CDS encoding NAD(P)(+) transhydrogenase (Re/Si-specific) subunit beta, with protein sequence MNMQAILALSYLIGSITFIVGLKMLSHPDSARRGNLVAAAGMAVAILATIFLYQDELGSPLHNYGWIFAGLVIGTVVGTAAAKKVQMTAMPEMVSMFNGMGGACAMLISIIEFHHLTSDFTWELYEDSGYTFFSSIPGGMLATILIGMVIGSVSFAGSIIAWGKLNGKIKDRSFKGQHVVNLGLLAIIAGLILLILVARPGMTITYFYLILALSLIYGIMFVLPIGGADMPVVISLLNSFTGVAAAFGGFLYNNPVMLTGGILVGSAGTILTILMCKAMNRSLKNVLIGSFGGGHASAGGGEAKDQGHYKEISLNDTAVLMAYAQKVMIIPGYGLAVAQAQHACHELEKLLIEKGVEVYYGIHPVAGRMPGHMNVLLAEADVPYDKLMEMEDANEQMSTTNVVMIIGANDVVNPAAKEDPSSPIYGMPILEVEKADHVIVNKRSMKPGYAGIENDLFFKPKTSMLFGDAKKVLQDLVSELKQL encoded by the coding sequence ATGAACATGCAAGCCATTTTAGCATTAAGTTACCTGATCGGGTCAATCACTTTTATCGTTGGTCTCAAAATGCTGTCGCACCCTGATAGCGCCCGCCGGGGCAACCTGGTAGCTGCCGCAGGCATGGCCGTAGCCATTCTGGCAACGATTTTCCTGTACCAGGATGAACTGGGTAGCCCGCTGCATAACTACGGATGGATATTTGCAGGTTTGGTGATTGGTACGGTAGTTGGTACGGCGGCGGCGAAAAAAGTGCAGATGACCGCCATGCCTGAGATGGTAAGTATGTTCAACGGTATGGGTGGTGCGTGTGCCATGCTTATTTCTATTATCGAGTTTCATCACCTCACTTCTGATTTTACCTGGGAGCTGTATGAAGATTCAGGTTACACTTTTTTTAGTTCTATACCCGGTGGCATGTTAGCTACCATACTCATAGGCATGGTCATTGGTAGCGTGTCTTTTGCCGGTAGTATCATAGCGTGGGGTAAATTGAACGGCAAGATCAAAGATCGTTCGTTCAAAGGCCAGCATGTAGTTAATCTTGGTTTGCTGGCTATCATTGCGGGCCTTATTCTACTGATACTCGTTGCGCGTCCGGGTATGACGATCACTTACTTTTATTTGATCCTCGCGCTATCACTTATTTACGGAATTATGTTTGTGTTACCGATAGGTGGCGCCGATATGCCTGTGGTGATATCGCTGCTTAACTCTTTTACAGGTGTGGCTGCTGCTTTTGGCGGATTCCTGTACAACAACCCGGTAATGCTCACAGGTGGTATTCTTGTGGGATCAGCAGGTACTATTCTTACTATCTTGATGTGTAAAGCGATGAACAGGTCGCTGAAGAATGTATTAATAGGTAGTTTTGGCGGAGGCCACGCTAGCGCAGGAGGTGGCGAAGCTAAAGATCAGGGGCACTATAAAGAAATATCTCTTAATGACACTGCTGTATTGATGGCATATGCACAAAAGGTAATGATAATACCGGGCTATGGTCTTGCAGTTGCACAAGCCCAGCACGCATGTCACGAGTTGGAGAAATTACTCATTGAAAAAGGGGTAGAGGTATACTATGGCATACACCCTGTAGCAGGTCGTATGCCCGGCCACATGAACGTGCTGCTGGCAGAAGCTGATGTGCCATATGATAAGTTAATGGAAATGGAAGATGCCAACGAGCAGATGAGTACAACCAACGTTGTAATGATCATCGGCGCCAATGATGTGGTGAACCCCGCGGCTAAAGAAGACCCATCAAGCCCCATATACGGAATGCCAATACTGGAAGTTGAAAAAGCTGACCACGTGATCGTGAACAAGCGCAGTATGAAACCAGGCTATGCCGGTATCGAGAATGACCTTTTCTTTAAACCAAAGACATCCATGCTTTTTGGAGACGCCAAAAAAGTATTGCAGGACCTGGTGTCAGAGTTGAAGCAGCTCTAA
- a CDS encoding NAD(P) transhydrogenase subunit alpha: protein MEQLLNLFTDEATYRLLTIVILSIFLGIEVISRVPSVLHTPLMSGANAIHGVVIIGAIIVMGKAPSHDYLALTLGFLAVVLGTLNVVGGFVVTDRMLEMFDKKKKKK, encoded by the coding sequence ATGGAACAATTACTTAACCTGTTTACCGACGAAGCCACATACAGGCTACTTACGATAGTCATATTGTCCATTTTTCTTGGTATCGAGGTGATCTCTCGCGTGCCATCTGTATTGCACACGCCGCTTATGAGTGGTGCCAACGCTATACATGGTGTCGTGATCATCGGAGCCATCATCGTTATGGGTAAAGCACCCTCGCACGACTACCTGGCATTGACGCTCGGTTTTCTTGCCGTGGTATTAGGAACGCTCAACGTAGTAGGTGGTTTTGTGGTAACGGACAGGATGCTGGAAATGTTTGATAAAAAGAAAAAGAAAAAATAG
- a CDS encoding Re/Si-specific NAD(P)(+) transhydrogenase subunit alpha, translated as MVIGVLKEQAPETRVSLVPEVVSALKKMNVTVWIEQAAGEHAFYSDSAFREAGAELKDRNAILSGADIILGIHHENIGDAKKGAILMGIYQPLFHYQKMKQWASDGYTVFSLDTIPRTTRAQSMDVLSSQANIAGYKAVLLGAFQYGRYFPMFMTAAGSIAPAKVLILGAGVAGLQAIATARRLGAVVEVFDTRPAVKEEVMSLGAKFVEVEGAADASKAGGYAVEQSEDFQRRQKEKIHEHAYKADIIITTAQIPGKKAPILITESMINDMRAGSVIVDLAASTGGNTDLTKNGQTVMHNGVAIIGNSALAATMPADASKLYSKNVLNFLKLIIGKEGNINLDFNDDLVKGTCIAHNGTITNERVTALLPQSSNA; from the coding sequence ATGGTTATAGGTGTATTGAAAGAGCAGGCGCCGGAAACTAGGGTTTCGCTGGTGCCAGAGGTAGTGAGCGCATTGAAGAAGATGAATGTAACGGTATGGATAGAGCAAGCGGCAGGAGAGCACGCATTTTATAGCGACAGCGCTTTTCGCGAGGCTGGCGCTGAATTAAAGGACAGGAACGCGATCCTTTCAGGTGCTGATATTATACTCGGTATTCATCACGAGAACATAGGTGATGCAAAAAAAGGCGCCATCCTGATGGGCATTTACCAGCCGCTTTTTCATTACCAGAAAATGAAGCAGTGGGCTTCTGATGGCTATACTGTCTTTAGTCTGGATACTATACCGCGCACTACCCGTGCCCAGTCGATGGACGTACTAAGCTCGCAGGCCAATATTGCTGGCTATAAAGCAGTATTGTTGGGCGCATTCCAATACGGCCGTTACTTCCCAATGTTCATGACCGCTGCGGGTAGCATTGCTCCTGCAAAAGTGCTGATACTAGGCGCCGGTGTTGCCGGCTTACAGGCCATTGCAACAGCCCGCCGGCTGGGCGCTGTTGTTGAAGTATTTGATACGCGCCCTGCGGTGAAGGAGGAAGTAATGAGCCTTGGTGCAAAATTCGTAGAAGTAGAAGGCGCAGCTGATGCTTCAAAAGCCGGCGGCTATGCCGTTGAGCAAAGTGAGGATTTCCAACGCAGGCAAAAGGAGAAAATACATGAGCATGCGTATAAAGCAGATATAATCATTACTACGGCGCAAATACCCGGGAAAAAGGCGCCGATATTGATAACCGAGTCCATGATCAATGATATGCGGGCTGGGTCTGTGATCGTTGACCTGGCAGCTTCTACAGGAGGTAATACTGACCTTACAAAAAATGGGCAGACAGTGATGCACAACGGGGTTGCTATTATAGGCAATTCTGCGCTTGCAGCCACCATGCCGGCAGACGCCAGCAAGCTGTACAGCAAAAACGTACTGAACTTTTTAAAACTGATCATCGGCAAGGAAGGCAATATCAACCTCGACTTCAATGATGACCTGGTAAAAGGTACTTGTATAGCTCATAACGGAACAATAACTAACGAACGAGTAACGGCGCTTTTGCCGCAATCATCAAACGCATAG
- a CDS encoding ABC-F family ATP-binding cassette domain-containing protein codes for MHYVSAEGISKSFGIKPLFQDISFHISEGDKISLVAKNGSGKSTLLKILAGKDQPDSGNVWIHKDVTVALFEQEPVFNEDLSVVDNIFHYKHPVAEALRDYERILDAEEKDPVKLSEALGRIDELGAWEFEAKVKQILGKLNIHHLDQPVKTLSGGQRKRVALAQTLIDIGFEHKHVLLIMDEPTNHLDVEMVEWLEHYLNQENVTLLMVTHDRYFLDAVCDEIWELDGSELYEYKGDYENYLEKKAARIESQQASIDKARNEYRKELEWMRKQPKARTTKARSRIDAFYDVEARAKQRIEDNKVQLQMKMNRLGGKIAELKKVYKSYGDKVIMRGFDYTFKKGDRIGIVGKNGAGKSTFLQILQGHEAADSGKINIGDTVIFGNFSQQGLVIKEDMRIIEYVKNIAESFPLAGGGSLSAAQFLQLFLFTPEQQYTYLSKLSGGEKKRLQMLTVLFRNPNFLILDEPTNDLDLPTLSVLENFLNDYQGCLVIVSHDRYFMDRLVDHLFVFEGNGEIRDFPGNYSDYRIWQKTEEKKPAISFQQADDSASTVETIVPAKPAKEKKKLSFNEKREFEQLEKDMPALEKEKAEISEKMSQPGLAYDELQKLSARITEVTNLLEEKELRWLELSEYM; via the coding sequence ATGCATTATGTTTCGGCTGAAGGTATTAGCAAGTCGTTTGGAATTAAACCGCTGTTCCAGGATATATCATTTCATATCAGCGAGGGCGACAAGATCTCGCTAGTCGCGAAAAATGGCAGCGGGAAATCGACGTTATTGAAGATCCTTGCGGGTAAAGACCAGCCAGACAGCGGCAATGTATGGATACACAAAGATGTGACGGTTGCGTTGTTTGAACAGGAACCTGTTTTCAACGAAGACCTGTCTGTTGTCGACAACATCTTTCATTATAAGCACCCGGTTGCTGAAGCCCTTAGAGATTATGAGCGCATACTTGATGCTGAAGAAAAAGACCCGGTGAAGTTGTCGGAGGCTTTAGGACGTATAGATGAATTGGGTGCCTGGGAGTTTGAAGCCAAGGTGAAACAGATACTGGGCAAGCTGAATATCCATCATCTGGATCAGCCTGTAAAAACATTGTCGGGTGGTCAGCGCAAACGTGTTGCCCTGGCGCAGACGCTAATCGACATAGGATTCGAGCATAAACATGTGCTGCTGATCATGGACGAACCCACCAACCATCTTGATGTGGAAATGGTGGAATGGCTCGAACACTACCTGAACCAGGAGAACGTGACGCTGCTAATGGTAACCCACGATCGCTATTTCCTGGATGCCGTTTGCGACGAGATCTGGGAACTGGATGGCAGTGAGTTGTACGAATATAAAGGCGACTACGAGAACTACCTGGAAAAGAAAGCAGCTCGCATCGAAAGCCAACAGGCAAGTATCGACAAAGCACGCAACGAATACCGCAAGGAGCTGGAATGGATGCGCAAGCAGCCGAAAGCACGTACAACCAAAGCCCGGAGCAGGATAGATGCTTTTTACGATGTAGAGGCGCGCGCCAAGCAACGCATTGAAGACAACAAAGTGCAGCTTCAAATGAAGATGAACCGCCTGGGAGGTAAGATCGCAGAACTGAAGAAAGTATACAAGAGCTATGGCGATAAGGTCATCATGCGCGGCTTTGATTACACCTTCAAAAAGGGCGACCGTATTGGGATAGTGGGTAAGAACGGTGCGGGTAAATCTACTTTCTTGCAAATACTCCAGGGCCATGAAGCAGCCGATAGCGGTAAGATAAATATTGGAGACACGGTAATATTCGGCAACTTCTCGCAGCAGGGCCTCGTTATTAAGGAGGACATGCGGATCATCGAGTATGTAAAAAACATAGCTGAGAGCTTCCCATTAGCCGGAGGTGGATCGCTAAGCGCTGCACAATTCCTGCAGTTGTTCCTGTTCACACCCGAACAGCAATATACCTACCTGTCGAAATTAAGTGGTGGCGAAAAAAAGCGTTTACAAATGCTTACAGTCCTTTTCCGCAACCCCAACTTCCTGATACTTGACGAACCGACAAATGATCTCGACCTGCCCACATTGTCCGTACTCGAGAATTTCCTGAATGACTACCAGGGCTGCCTCGTTATCGTATCGCACGACAGGTATTTCATGGATAGACTCGTAGACCACCTTTTTGTGTTTGAAGGCAATGGCGAGATACGCGACTTTCCTGGCAACTATTCTGACTATCGCATCTGGCAAAAGACGGAAGAAAAGAAACCAGCTATCAGCTTCCAGCAGGCAGACGACAGCGCAAGCACAGTCGAAACTATTGTTCCTGCAAAGCCTGCGAAAGAGAAGAAAAAACTCTCGTTCAACGAGAAACGCGAATTTGAACAACTGGAGAAGGATATGCCTGCCCTTGAAAAAGAAAAGGCTGAGATATCCGAAAAAATGAGCCAGCCCGGCCTTGCCTATGATGAATTGCAAAAGCTAAGCGCACGGATAACTGAGGTAACAAATTTGCTGGAGGAAAAGGAACTCCGATGGTTAGAGCTAAGCGAATACATGTAA
- a CDS encoding T9SS type A sorting domain-containing protein, whose translation MKELLRIAIFLLLPVISTGQTYYNLTHDYGTQIVGTNPVTVSDTGSAEAPGLVCFNVGPYSLGKNGKLQLFRYEFGYPVKGIRIQVAYVGDKDTLALYINDNFYPLTSSNISPNVSTFCQGYTTLCQVYNGLLGPDPGTGGGAYPYSKAQLDINPTTLINNVMLSYRGNGNGFNYSIWYAIDPHVYLKEPFYDTIACAGDTIQVGMKVSDNFNAGNTFKVQLSDANGNFANGTIIGSRQSDTAGTILCGIPDMLPEGTNYHFRIISTLPADTSTGNTYPIRVAHYPTLAVSSNSPICAGDVLRLNAVTDNTNLKWTGPGGFSATVANPSFISEMKYIGEYEVTTDNYGCITTVSTNVTIKPLPVITSINNTSPKCENEEIVLQVKASDTATKFSWTGPGGFTSNVPSPKLSDVRISSNGLYSVIANLNGCISTADSTSVTIYPRPEKPVISVNNPVKPGDSLVFRAAGVPGASYQWTGPGGFSSTEQNPIKTLVDVTDEGEYKVTSTMGSCSSSTSVVIDVLQAALSYYLTPNPGNGDIRIYGNYLVSKTIPFEVVTSTGQTLYRGQVTTNKKFLDIKLDMHGQLSNGVYFIRLQLKDEMLKIPFVIGQ comes from the coding sequence ATGAAAGAACTTTTACGTATTGCCATTTTTTTGCTGCTCCCTGTTATTTCTACAGGGCAGACGTACTACAATTTAACTCACGACTATGGCACACAGATAGTAGGCACAAATCCTGTTACGGTATCTGATACCGGCAGTGCAGAAGCACCTGGATTAGTATGTTTCAACGTTGGTCCATACAGCCTTGGGAAAAATGGCAAATTGCAGCTTTTCAGGTACGAGTTTGGGTACCCGGTTAAAGGCATCCGAATCCAGGTAGCTTATGTGGGCGATAAAGACACTCTTGCCCTATATATTAACGACAATTTTTACCCGCTTACCTCATCGAACATATCTCCCAATGTATCCACCTTCTGCCAGGGATACACTACGCTTTGCCAGGTTTACAATGGTTTACTTGGCCCTGACCCCGGTACTGGTGGAGGTGCCTATCCGTATAGCAAGGCTCAACTGGACATTAATCCAACGACCCTGATCAACAATGTGATGCTCTCCTACCGGGGTAATGGGAACGGATTCAATTATAGCATCTGGTATGCCATTGACCCACATGTTTATTTGAAAGAACCATTCTACGACACCATCGCATGTGCAGGCGATACCATACAGGTTGGAATGAAAGTGAGCGATAACTTCAATGCAGGAAATACTTTCAAGGTTCAATTATCGGACGCGAACGGAAATTTTGCAAACGGCACGATCATCGGCTCAAGACAATCAGATACCGCAGGAACTATTCTGTGTGGAATACCCGACATGCTTCCAGAGGGCACAAACTATCATTTCCGTATAATATCGACCCTGCCGGCGGATACATCTACCGGCAACACCTATCCGATCAGGGTAGCACATTATCCAACACTTGCCGTGAGTTCAAATAGCCCAATTTGTGCGGGCGATGTACTTAGGCTTAACGCTGTAACTGACAATACCAACCTGAAGTGGACAGGGCCGGGAGGATTTTCTGCAACCGTAGCTAATCCGTCCTTTATATCGGAAATGAAATATATCGGGGAGTATGAAGTGACTACAGACAATTACGGATGTATCACTACCGTGAGCACGAACGTGACGATCAAACCGCTTCCTGTTATAACTTCCATCAACAACACCAGCCCGAAATGTGAGAACGAAGAAATCGTGCTACAAGTGAAAGCAAGCGATACTGCCACCAAATTTTCCTGGACGGGACCAGGTGGATTTACTTCTAATGTGCCTTCTCCAAAGCTATCCGATGTTCGCATCAGCTCAAACGGCCTGTATTCGGTGATTGCCAATTTGAATGGATGTATTTCTACCGCTGACAGCACTAGCGTTACCATTTATCCACGACCGGAGAAACCAGTGATATCAGTAAATAACCCGGTAAAACCAGGCGACAGCCTCGTATTCAGAGCCGCAGGAGTACCCGGAGCCAGCTATCAGTGGACAGGTCCGGGTGGGTTTAGCAGCACAGAACAAAACCCCATAAAGACACTCGTGGACGTAACCGATGAAGGTGAGTACAAAGTAACATCCACCATGGGCAGCTGCTCATCTTCCACCTCTGTAGTTATCGATGTGTTGCAAGCTGCATTGAGTTATTACCTGACGCCCAATCCGGGCAACGGCGATATACGCATCTACGGCAACTACCTTGTAAGCAAAACGATCCCGTTTGAAGTTGTGACCAGCACGGGACAAACATTATACAGAGGACAGGTTACTACCAACAAGAAATTCCTTGATATCAAGTTAGATATGCACGGACAACTAAGTAACGGCGTGTACTTTATCCGCCTTCAGTTGAAAGATGAAATGCTGAAGATACCGTTTGTGATCGGGCAATAA
- the porV gene encoding type IX secretion system outer membrane channel protein PorV, giving the protein MAKRFAFIGLTIAAGLLATSSFGQTNINGTTNTITTAVPFLRISPDARSGAMGDVGIAISPDANAQYWNLSKLPFAAKPYGISMTYTPWLKDLVPDIFLAYLSGYSKFGQNDNQAISASFRYFSLGEINYTDAQGQSLGTGKPNELALDLGYSRRLSENLSAGLGFRYIHSAIASGLSAGLQSAQYSPGNAVGADLGVYYTKTTEIDEYRNRNLSLGAILSNVGSKISYTSTRRDFIPINLGLGGAYTYQADEYNKVTFALDLNKLLVPTPIDTNTDNDPVDQPQFDPRNDKGVVSGMLGSFGDAPGGFSEELKEFQVSVGAEYWYQNQFAVRAGYFYENKDKGDRKYLTVGLGVRYQVFNLNFSYLIPSGSGTNRNPLSNTLRFSLLFEFDRKNKDASTTP; this is encoded by the coding sequence TGGTACCACAAACACCATCACCACCGCTGTACCCTTTCTAAGAATATCGCCAGATGCCCGTTCAGGCGCTATGGGGGATGTAGGTATTGCTATTAGCCCTGATGCTAACGCTCAGTACTGGAACTTGTCGAAACTTCCGTTTGCCGCAAAACCTTACGGTATATCGATGACCTATACGCCATGGCTTAAAGACCTGGTGCCGGATATATTTCTTGCATATCTTTCAGGCTACTCGAAGTTTGGACAAAACGACAACCAGGCTATCAGTGCGTCATTCAGATATTTCTCTCTTGGGGAGATCAACTATACCGATGCTCAGGGCCAATCGCTCGGCACCGGCAAGCCTAACGAACTTGCGCTGGATCTCGGTTATTCACGCCGCCTGTCTGAAAACCTGTCGGCAGGTCTGGGCTTCAGGTATATCCATTCGGCTATTGCATCTGGTCTGTCTGCAGGCCTGCAGTCTGCACAGTATAGCCCCGGTAATGCAGTAGGCGCTGATCTGGGTGTATACTATACTAAAACAACCGAGATCGACGAATATCGTAACAGGAACCTAAGCCTGGGTGCAATCCTGAGCAACGTTGGTTCTAAGATATCGTACACTTCTACCAGGAGGGATTTCATTCCTATCAACCTTGGCTTAGGTGGTGCGTACACTTACCAGGCAGATGAATACAACAAAGTGACTTTTGCACTTGACCTGAACAAACTATTGGTACCTACTCCAATTGATACTAACACCGACAACGACCCAGTTGATCAGCCTCAGTTTGATCCTCGTAATGATAAGGGCGTTGTGTCTGGCATGCTTGGTTCATTTGGCGATGCGCCGGGTGGTTTCAGCGAAGAGCTGAAAGAATTCCAGGTGTCAGTTGGTGCAGAATACTGGTATCAGAACCAATTTGCTGTTCGTGCCGGGTATTTCTACGAGAACAAAGACAAAGGTGATCGCAAATACCTGACGGTAGGTCTGGGTGTACGTTACCAGGTGTTCAACCTGAACTTTTCTTACCTGATACCTTCAGGTAGCGGAACTAACCGTAATCCACTTTCTAACACACTGCGTTTCTCGCTGCTGTTCGAATTCGATAGGAAAAATAAAGACGCAAGCACAACACCATAA